One Elusimicrobiota bacterium genomic window, AACATAATACACCAGGCGTCGGCTAATGGTGATATCGCGTTTCAGGCCGCAAGAAAATGCGGGCTTAATAACGCTAAGCAAAATAAATATGAAGCCGTCTTTCGCGAGGAGCTTAGCGGGGACGCGGTGGAGAACCCCACTATGAACCAGAACGATGTGCGGAAGGCGCACAATAAGGCTATGCAGGCAGTAGCCGAGATGAATTAGGTGAGTGCCGGGGACAGTATACTTAATTATGAATTCCGTATACTGTCCCCGGAATTACGGGATAAAACAAGGAGAGCAATAAAATATGAAAAAAAGTCTGCTAATAATAGCGCTGGCGGTATTTTCCGGAACGGCTTACGCCGGACCGGCGCTGGAGCAGTTGAACATGGGCGACATGAGACTTGAACTGCCGGCGCCGACGGCCGTAAAAATGGTCCAGGAGGATCCATCCGGCGATATCGGGATCGCTCATTCTTTAATGTATGAGGACCTAGCAAGCTGCGGCGGTTTTACAGCCCGGCACCCGCAAAACGACCACCTCCTGTTCATTACGGCCGGACACTGCATAAGGCCGGACAAATCATTCTTTATCGGTTTTGGGAAATCCACCTTTGTGAACGGAGCCCTCGGCGGAATGGTGCGAGAAGTGTCCAACAACCGGATAATCGCCTATTATCCGCCGCCGCAGGGGGATGTGGCCGTATTCGATTTGAACGGTCTTAAGATCGAGGGACGAAATGATAGTTATATTAAGATCCTGAAAGTGAGGGAACAGGCGAATAATCATGGTGCATTGCTGCTTAATTATGGTTCAGCCGGTGGTTTTTCCGATCTCGCTATTCGTCAGTGCACATATAACACGATCAAAAAAGATTATGGTAACGGCATACAACTGGCTGAAACCACCTGTTCCATTCCCGACGAACTACGAAACTTGCTAAATGATAATGATTCGAGAGATGCTCATGGGACTTCGGGCAGTCCGGTTGTGGAAGAATATGATAAGACTACCTTGGTTGGAATAGTGCGGGGAAGCTTAGGCGGAGAATTGAGCGATACCGGAATCGCCGTTTTTGACCTTAGGCGGATACTGGAGCAGCAAAAACTTTACTCTGCCAAAAAGATCAGAACGAATATTTTAGCGGAAGCGGCCAGACACGCCTCTTCCACTGAGCGGTATTAATTCCTGTAAGAGGGAATTTCGGACATTGCGTCTTTAAATAAAGGAAGGAGCTTTATGAAAACCATCGAACTGCGGCAAAAAACTTTGTCCGCGCTCATCGTCCTGATTTGCACGCCGGCTATCATGTTCGGCCGGACTTTGCCGGCGCTGCCGGAGGAATTGGCTATAAACAGTCCCGACGCTATAGGGTTTATGAATAAGTCCGGTTTCCTGACGCCTATTCCTGATCCAAAACCGGTGCCTGCCGCCGCCGGGGAACAACCGACTGATTATGATTTCGACGAAAACGTAGACGATCAGGATGATCCCGCAAACAAACCTCCTGTCAGGCTTGACGGCGACGGTCACTTAACCCTTTTGAACAACAAAACTTCCGAAACTCTTTCTATCCAATACCGGGATAGCGCCGGAAACTACATTCCGGAAGCGGCGGAACGCGTCAGGCATTTCTTCCGCTGCCGCCTTACGGGAGACGAACACGACATCGCTCCGGGCCTGCTGGAAATTCTGGATTCCTTGCAGCACAAGTTCGGCAACAGAACTATCACGCTTCTTTCAGGCTACCGCAGCCCGGAACTGAACGCCGCGCTGAGCCGCAAAAATCCGGGCGTTTCAAAACACAGCTTGCATATGTCAGGCATGGCCGCCGACATTAATATTCCGGGGGTACGGCTGACGGATTTAAGAGACGCCGCGCGCGCGCTTCAGGCCCGCAATACCGGCGGAGTCGGTTACTACCCCGGCAATGGGTTTGTGCATGTCGACACCGGAAGAGTGCGGAGCTGGACCGGCAAAGCCCGAGTCGTAAGTCATAAAAGAACAAAACACTCGCACGGTCATTCAACCTCCGGCAGACGGACCCGCCGCGCAAAATGAATTTTATCGCCGGTTTCCGGATTCCGGAGGGCCTTGGCATTATAGTATTCCGCATTCCTTGAACTATAGGTTTAAATGAAGGTGTTTTTTGTAAACCGCCGCTCCTGGGTCAAATAACAGGGCCGTTCTGGTTCTTCGGCCTCATGGAACGACTCGGCAAACTGAGTAAACTTATATCATGAGGTTTAGTAGCCGCACGATAAACCGCATACAAGACTAAAATAAGAGGAGTAATAAAACAATGAAAAAAGCAATGATGATGATAGTTGTGTTAGGTTTAAGCGGCGGTGCCTATGCCGCTGAAGACGCCATAAAAGCCGGTAATCTGGAGAATGTAAGAAATCAGTTCGCCCCGATAATTTCCGGACAGGTGGTTATGGTTCCGGAACCTGTGGCCAAGCAGTTGGGAATGGACGGCGTTGAAATGAGGACGACTGCTCCGGAACCTGAACCTGGGCAGATTCACTTTCTTATTCCCACACAGGAACTGTGCGGCGAGCTTAATGTTACTGGTGCCAGTGGCCTGCTGGGTGTCGTGGGACGTGCCAAGCAGATATTGGCTGGCCAGGGTGTGGATGTCAGCCATGTGGCTGTTGACGGATGGGGGATAATTTACATGACGACATCCGCTGAGGTCAAAGAAAATGTTTTCGATGAAAAGAACGCCCCGATTACTCTTGGCGAGAGAGCCACCCAGGAAAGGATGGTCAAGAAAATCAAGGAACTGCTTAAATCGGGCGCCGTTATAACCAGCTGTGGCGTATATCTGGAACCGCGGTATGGTAATGCTCCTGATTTCCTCCCTGTCTCGATAATTCCTCAAAGACATTCTTTTAGGGTTGAATACATTCAGTAACTCTGATCATCGCGCCGGTCTGGGGTTGCCCGGATCGGAAGAGGAGAGTGGTCTGACGAACCCGGTTGCCAAGCAACCGGGTTCGTCGGATTATAAGGGAAAAGGCAGCTGTCTTGTCCTCCGAAAGCGAAAGTCGCGCTGAAAACCGCGCAGAGGGCCTGGCTTGATTTCCGTGACGCGGAAATAAAGGCGGACGATGTGAAATTAGAGTCGCTGGCTGAAGCTTATGGCGGGATGCACAAAATCAGCATGGCATATTCAAAGATGAATATTGTGCGCCAGCGGACGCTGATTCCGGTGAACCCGGAAGAATAAGAAAAATTAAAGATACCAAAGCCTCCGCCGGGCAGTTCTGCCCGACGGAGGCTTCATTTTAATAGGGGGCGGCGACCTGGAAAAAGGTGTCAGGCTGATTTTTTAAATACAAAGCCGCCCGACACTTTTTTCAACATAAGTTGTTAAACCATTGATTGAATTAAAGGCATTTTTGGTAAACCGCCGCTCCTGGGTCAAATAACAGGGCCGCTTTGGTTCTTAGGCCTCAGGCAGTTCAGCCACCGGCAGAGTAAACTTATGTCATGAGGTTTTGGGGGCTGCACGACAAACCTCATCCAGGACGAAACAAACAGGGTGCGGCATATTATCTCCGGCGAAGCGGCGTAAACACACCGGAGCAAAAAAAACAAAAGGAGAGTTGTTATGAATAGCAAAAAGTTGTTAGCGGTACTCGGTATAATTTGTTTTGCCGGGGTCTCCGCTTCTTTCGCGGAGCAGGCCCGGCCTCTGGAGGGGATCAGCGCCGGTATGATAAAAGCCGAAGAACAGGCCGATATCACGCCGGTCGCGCCGCCAAGCGCCGGTCTTTTCACCCTTCCCGCAAAGGTCACGCTTGTTACGGTTGGCGATGTGGCGGGGGGGATAATAGGCGCCGATGGCACGCAGCTCAACCTCAAGGACGAGAATAATATAAGCCTGGGCAAGATAAGCAGGGAGCTCGGCGGTTTCCGGCACCTGGTGACCAAGTTCTCGGATCGCCCGCGCATGTCGATATACTTAAGGGATCCGGACAATAATTCCGTGGCTTACGCTTATGTGAACCTGACAGCCTGGGCCAACCACGCTATCACTGTTGACGAGTCGGTCGCGCCTTTCAGTAAACGAATAGGCTCGTTCAACTCGGATGTGATGCTGGACATCGCCAAATCCTTATCCATAAATCTTGAGGGGATGGATGCCTTTTTCTCCGTCTTCTCGATCTATGACTCCGAAGGCGATTATATCGCGCGGTCCGTTAAAAGCGGCGATTCCACGGGCTTCGACTTCACGATACAGCGGCCCGGCCCGGAGAACGACAAAGGCAGGAAAACCTGGGTGGATGTGGCGCACCTCATCGTTAACCCGAACTGGCAGATAGAGATAGTCGACCCGGACTTCGTGGTTCCCGGCCAGCCCGGAAAACTGGATCCCAGGCTTCTGGTCATGATCCCGGCGTTCAAGCACTTCGTCACCAATGAACTGATGGGCAACGCCAGGTAAACGGCTGCCGGGCAACATCGGTATTCAGCGTTCCACAGCGGTTAAGCCATAGGTTTAACTAAAGGCGGTTTTGGTAAACCGCCGCTCCTGGGTCAAATAACAAGGCTGCTCTGGTTCTTCGGCCTCAGGAAACTAATCGGCAAGCGGAGTAAACTTATAACATGAGGTTTTGGGGTCCGCATGACAAGCCT contains:
- a CDS encoding DUF882 domain-containing protein, whose product is MKTIELRQKTLSALIVLICTPAIMFGRTLPALPEELAINSPDAIGFMNKSGFLTPIPDPKPVPAAAGEQPTDYDFDENVDDQDDPANKPPVRLDGDGHLTLLNNKTSETLSIQYRDSAGNYIPEAAERVRHFFRCRLTGDEHDIAPGLLEILDSLQHKFGNRTITLLSGYRSPELNAALSRKNPGVSKHSLHMSGMAADINIPGVRLTDLRDAARALQARNTGGVGYYPGNGFVHVDTGRVRSWTGKARVVSHKRTKHSHGHSTSGRRTRRAK
- a CDS encoding DUF1311 domain-containing protein, whose product is MSCPPKAKVALKTAQRAWLDFRDAEIKADDVKLESLAEAYGGMHKISMAYSKMNIVRQRTLIPVNPEE